TGGAGTCGCTTTCCGAGTACAACTATTACACGACGATCTTCGCCAACGGAAAATCGATAAAGGTCACAAAGCCCGACAGCATCACGGTCGACTACAAGGACAATCAACTGATGATGATGTTCGCGGTCAAGCCGGCCGAGGCGATGCCGCTCAAGGGCAAGCTCTCCTTCGGTGTCTATGATCCGACCATGTACACGGCGATGGACTTCCCGACCGATGACGACCTCACAGTCGTCGGCGAGAAGATCGAGGCCTGCCAGCACCAGGTGGTGCGGCCGGATCCGGACGAGGTGCTGGCCGAGAACAAGGACACGCTGACCGACGCCTTCTGGAACGATCCGACCGGCACCGACATGTCGAAGCTCTTCGCAACGAGGATCGAGGTCACATGCTGAACCTGCGCAGGATCGGCGGTCCGCTCGGCGCCGCCCTTCTGTTGACGGCTCTTTCGGCGACGCTCGCCGTGGCGCAATCGCCGCTCGGCATCGGCTCCGCTGAACCTTCGATCCCGACCAACGGCGTCTTCGGCGGATTTTTCGCCTGGGTGAACATGGAGCAGCAGAGCTTCTACCGGCTGCTGACCGGCGCGCTCAAGGGCATGCGCGAGAACCCCTGGCAGCTCTGGTCGCTGATCGGCCTCTCCTTCGCCTATGGCGTCTTCCACGCGGCCGGCCCCGGCCACGGCAAGGCGGTGATTTCCTCCTACATGATCGCCAACGAGACGGAACTGAAGCGCGGCGTTCTCTTGTCGTTTCTCTCCTCGATCCTGCAGGGCGTCGTCGCGATTCTGTTGATCGGCGCCGTCTATCTCGTGTTGCGCGGCTCCTCCATCAACATGACGCGCGCCACCCATTGGCTCGAGGTCGCAAGCTATGCGCTGATCGCCGCCTTCGGCGCCTGGCTGGTCTTCCGCAAGCTGAGGTCAATGGCCCGGCCGGCGCTCGCCCTTGCCGGCGGGCACGTCCATCATGACCATGTCCACCACGACCATGGCCGACATGACCATGATCACCCGCATCACCGCCATGAACACGGCCACGCGCATGGTCCGGGCGAGGTCTGCGCCACCTGCGGCCACGCCCATGCACCCGACCCGCAAATGCTGAAGGGCGATCGCTTTGCGCTGAGCGAAGCCTGGTCGGCGATCGTCGCGGTCGGCCTGCGCCCCTGCTCCGGTGCCCTGATCGTGCTTTCCTTCGCGCTCCTGAACGGGCTCTATCTCGGCGGCGTGCTGTCGGTCTTCGCGATGTCGATCGGCACCGCCATCACCGTGTCGATCCTCGCCACCCTGGCCGTCACCGCCAAGGGTTTCGCGCTGCGCTACGCGTCCAGCCAATCGGCTGCGGCCCGCATCTCGCACGGCATCGAGATCGCCGGTGCGCTTCTGGTGTTGGTCTTGGGGTTGGTGCTGCTGGGTGCCGCGCTGCAGGGGTGAGCGAATTTTAAGAAACTCACCGCCCGCTACAGCCCCTCATCCCGCTGCCGCAACCTTCTCCCCGTTTTGACGGGGAGAAGGGTCAAGCCGCGTCCTCC
This DNA window, taken from Sinorhizobium fredii NGR234, encodes the following:
- a CDS encoding DUF1007 family protein — translated: MNIQRLALAGLATLLMPGLAAAHPHIFAEARLEIVSDDKGEIGELRNVWRFDELFSASVVLDFDKNSNATLDPDELKEVGQTVLESLSEYNYYTTIFANGKSIKVTKPDSITVDYKDNQLMMMFAVKPAEAMPLKGKLSFGVYDPTMYTAMDFPTDDDLTVVGEKIEACQHQVVRPDPDEVLAENKDTLTDAFWNDPTGTDMSKLFATRIEVTC
- a CDS encoding nickel/cobalt transporter, which translates into the protein MLNLRRIGGPLGAALLLTALSATLAVAQSPLGIGSAEPSIPTNGVFGGFFAWVNMEQQSFYRLLTGALKGMRENPWQLWSLIGLSFAYGVFHAAGPGHGKAVISSYMIANETELKRGVLLSFLSSILQGVVAILLIGAVYLVLRGSSINMTRATHWLEVASYALIAAFGAWLVFRKLRSMARPALALAGGHVHHDHVHHDHGRHDHDHPHHRHEHGHAHGPGEVCATCGHAHAPDPQMLKGDRFALSEAWSAIVAVGLRPCSGALIVLSFALLNGLYLGGVLSVFAMSIGTAITVSILATLAVTAKGFALRYASSQSAAARISHGIEIAGALLVLVLGLVLLGAALQG